The DNA segment ggaagaaattgaatagaaattcaattattattataaaattagtgttgtaattaatagcataattatttaattttcgtAACTAATAAAGAGTTCGAGGTATCGGCACAAAAAGGGAAGGAGAAGGTCGTCGAGGAGTAACTGCGaaattcgggtttgtattactgtaattcaaattatttatttatttattaaatgttaaattaatctatttatatggtaagtaaattataaggtaagtgttattattgaattgaatgaaaattgagttgaatgatgaatatgtattgaaattgaattgtatgtggattgaaatggaaaagtatattgaattgagttgtaattaaattgagaatgaaattgaaattgaaaagtaatatggaataccctattaactagtcgggctgagtcggatataattggcatgccataggatttggaagagtacgAGATTTATTGGTTTTGCTGATCAGGCATATGTATCGTAATTAaagcacctcgtgtgtcgtatcaggcaccttgtgtgtcgtttcaggcacttatgtgtcgtatactgatcaggtactatgtaccgttttaggcacaatgtgtcgtactggtgtgtttgggttggaatccgtgtatccgtcaaagtttgggtttgttaatagggtgaacaactaaaatgagaaaatttaaaataaattgatttattatattattgaaaatattgaaagaaatgagaaagttgaattatgtattgaaattgagtttgaaaatgaAAGGCATTAACTTAATGTTTATGTGgtgattgaaattgttacatgtgatatgtgatggaaattgaagaatagctaaaaattgtattgttattgttatttaatgaaagtttaagaatgaattgatatttgagaaattggatagttacatgcttggtaattataattctttattgctattataatttgaattatggtaataccattgAGTAAAgaatactcagcgtatggttgtttccgtgcacaggttGATAGGAGTCCAGTGTCTCGGTCCAGCATCCGAACAATCCCGAGTCCAACATCaaaattttggtgatgttttcttcctttaAGTTGTTAAGTTAATATGTCAAGTATGATTTAAGTATATTTGAGTATATAAATGCATTGATTGAAATACTAGAATTAGTTTGGTTGCTATTTGAAATTTGCAAGGAAcgctaaatatttataaagggattatattaatttttttaaaaaaaataaaaaataaatgaagtcatttagcaaaaaaaaaatttatatgaacttatgattatattataatatgtttgttatttatttaagaattatttataaattgtcCGATATgttcagtaatacctcgtaaccatGTTTCGACGACGGTTTAAGATTAAGAGGTGTTACATACAATCGTACCCAAGCCAAAATAACATAGCTTAAGAATATCATATCATTAGAATATACCATATCCATGGGAGCTTTAAGCAGCACATAACAAGGACGAGTACAAACTACAACCATTGACAATGTAAATTAGGAAATAATGACCAAGACTACTTCcaaaaaaatcaatcaattttgtTTTCCACCATTGAAGCCTTTGTGTTACCAGAGGAGTTTGACTGACTAACTGAATTTACATCCAGTTCTTCATTTCTCTTAGGAGAAGATAGTCTAGAACTAGACCATTCTTCTAAAGCTTTGTAGTGGAGAGAGTTCATTTTAATACAAGGCCGCCTTTCTCGTATGTATTTTTCAGCGGCTTTCCAGTTTTCCACAACGCCTAAAGCCACTAGTAATGCACACATCACAGCAACACTTCGACCATGGCCTAGAAGGacgaataattaaaatatgttctGACTTCTGTATGAACTTTCACTAGCAAAGTAAGTTAAGAATATCTAATATCAGTACGTGAATCATATAAACAATGAAGCATTTCAAATCTCAAATATCCTGCAACAACTATACTTAAGTATCCTGCAACAACTATACTTAAGATTCATGGCTGATTGTGGCTTAGTGTCCCATTTTAAGTTCGTAGAAATTAGCTCAAAGAAACACTAAAGAAATTAACTCAAAGAAACACTAAATGCACTAAAAGTTGAGAATCCAAATACATTTAAGCAAAAgcaagtatataaaaaatataagtgCAAGTCCCCCAAATCTTGCAAATAGTCGTACTTAAATAAGTTACAAAATATCATGCACATTTCAACTATGTTTCTCTGACTCTTCATTTTATTTGAAGTAGCCATGTCTGACACAAATATGGACATTGGTATAGAGAAATGACCCTCCAAGAATCCTCTAAGAACatgaaataactttttttttaaaatgaatataGTCTATCAGATACATACTCATATGTGATACACTAACTAAAACCAAATAACATTGGAGCatttcaaattaataaaatcCTCACTAAAGATGCGCATTTATTTCTCTAATGCAAGAAAATTCACGAtgccttccttttttctttttctttctttcggaAATGCTCATGTCCTACACATTTTCAGACACAGGTATTTGATATGACTCTCCAAGGACTttcaaaataaatggaaaaaatagACCATACCTGTGCGGGACACATGCTTGTACCCGACACTCACACTCAAGTCCAAGCATCGTAGAGTTAATGGAAATAGTAGAGGCACCTCAAAatgaaatcaatttatatatcggcaggaaaaagaaaaaagggaaaaaggtaATGAATGAGAAGACGACAGCTGCAGGTTGGGATCAATTTTTATAAGTGGCTATGGAGAAAGTTCTAACATAACCTAATTTACAATCCCACTATTGAATCACTTTTAAATGATAATCAGATTATACCTTCATGTTTCAGCTACTAAAGACTCGGGACTAATCTCTACACTTCTATTCAAATTGGAAAGGTTGAGATAAACTTGTTTTACCTCCGGCTCAGCCTAATTTGTTGTATGGAAAATGTTTGTCCATTAATATATACACTAAGAGGTAGAGATAAAAAAAGTCGTTGAATTCTATCCTAAAATGCCTGCAAGCCCTCCAGCTTTCATCACATTCAACCAAGAATATAAACCTGTTTAATGCAATCAGCCCATCATATATGTGGAATAGTGTATTAACTAGCTAAACTGGTACAATACCACAATAAAAGAAGATTAACAGGATTAAATACATCCAAGTGAACAATAAATTTTACTGAACAAAATGAATTGGTGGAAGTAGGCCTCCTGAAGCTGAATTGATGATTGAGCAGGTTAAATCTATCATACAAATGCAATGAATAGAAAACCAGACCGGACCGGCCAGTCAAACCAATTGAACAAGGATCCAGTGGCCTCTTCAGATTGGATACTGCAAATCATACTCACCAACATGAACACACAAAGCAAGCACTTGAAACATAAATCAAGATTGGTATTTAAGCTAGCAATCAAAAACAATAATAAGACTTTACTTACCAGTAAGAATAATGTAATCATAGGTACAAGCTTAAGCTTTAATACAAGTATGAGACTACATTTAACCATACTCACCTAGATGAGCATACAATGCAAGCATATGAAACATAAATCAAGAAGCCATATTTAAACTAGTAATCAAAAACAATAATACTACTCCACTTACTAGTAATAGCAATGTTACCATAGGTAAAAGTTTAAGCTTTAATACTAGTATGCAACCACATCGAACCATACTCACCTAGACgaacatgtatttttttttttaaatagaaaacaatAATTATAGTCAACTTACTAgtaataagaaaacaaaactcCATGTTAAAGCAAGCAAACTGAGccgaaataaatgaaaataaacagCGTTGATTCAGTTTTCAGAACATACCATAAGCACAGTGGACGTAAACAGGCTGATTTCGAGCTCTCTTTCGACATGCCCACTTCACAGCTGATTCTATCTGGCCTGGCTGAGGTGCCCTTATGTCCCAAGTAGGAACACATAAATATGAATGACCCTTGAACTCCTTTATTCTTGGGAATTCAGATGTGCAATCAATAATGGCAGGGTTACCAGGCGGCAATAAACGAGGTGAAGCAGGCCAACCACCAACATATAAACCCTCACATATTTGAGAGTAAGGTTCTTCACCACTAAGGAACCTTCTCACCATTGAAAAAGCTCTAGCAAAATACAGATATGGGGAGAACATGATAGTGGACAAAATTGGGAAAGTCCCATCTGGGTTTTTGCCCAAAAGCATGGGAAGGTCGATTGAAGGGTGAGAAGCAATTGAAACAAGCCATGAAATCAATGATGCATACAACAATGGTATTGCCAACACTGTGAACCCAAATCTACTGAAGAAGAGATATAATAACATCCATGCCGTTGCCTTTATAGCTAATAAGACTGATAAGCCTAAACCCATCTCTGATTCACAATAAGAAATCAAAAACAAGAAATTCCCAAATCAGAAATCggaaataatttgataatttcacaaatttctTTATCTTTTGACTACGAAACTGAAAATTCCTTTAATGCTATTGTGACTGATAAGTCCAACGCGAATGCAGGAAGCTTCCCTTACCCTTTGCCGctctaaaaatgaaattttgtgcgGGGAATAGATGGGTTTTCTAAATGCCAATTGGCTTAATTTAtaagaggaaaaaaaatatattaaattttaagcaGGCatggccgggccgggttcgggtcaggcctaattaaaaatttagactCGTTTTTTAGGCCCGGTctggcccgaaaaatgggcctaaaattttgtccaaactcagctcgaataaaaatattaaaatccgAGTTCAACCTAGTCCgcctatattaatttttatattatttttatataattttaaaatatatataaactatcaaaaatactaaaaacatcaaaataaatatttcttaacaaattgaaaataaattttaaaaaatatgtatacttaaataacactaaaataaatgtaacttaacaaacaaatccctctaaaataataacaaaattagcaaatgtctttaaaataataaaaaaaattaacaataaaataagttttatacaatatccaaacaataacaacaaaatagtagcaacataatagtaaaatagtagcaaaatagggagaaaataataagaaaataatattaaaaaatagatttttttgtcatttagtgaattcaagctgggccgggccgggccggtcccgggccaaaaatgccttacccgaggcccgacccattttttaaacgggctttATCTTTTTGCGCAAGCCGATTTTtcaagcctatatttttgcccaaacccggcccatgcacacctctaatttTAAGCATCGTATTTATTAggataaactacaaaaatagtcacttttatttgtcttagataacattttagtcatttatgtttgaaatgttacattttagtcacttatgttatcgttttgttacaaagtggtcactctactATTAAACTC comes from the Gossypium hirsutum isolate 1008001.06 chromosome A06, Gossypium_hirsutum_v2.1, whole genome shotgun sequence genome and includes:
- the LOC107955345 gene encoding uncharacterized protein YnbD isoform X1, coding for MGLGLSVLLAIKATAWMLLYLFFSRFGFTVLAIPLLYASLISWLVSIASHPSIDLPMLLGKNPDGTFPILSTIMFSPYLYFARAFSMVRRFLSGEEPYSQICEGLYVGGWPASPRLLPPGNPAIIDCTSEFPRIKEFKGHSYLCVPTWDIRAPQPGQIESAVKWACRKRARNQPVYVHCAYGHGRSVAVMCALLVALGVVENWKAAEKYIRERRPCIKMNSLHYKALEEWSSSRLSSPKRNEELDVNSVSQSNSSGNTKASMVENKID
- the LOC107955345 gene encoding uncharacterized protein isoform X2, translated to MGLGLSVLLAIKATAWMLLYLFFSRFGFTVLAIPLLYASLISWLVSIASHPSIDLPMLLGKNPDGTFPILSTIMFSPYLYFARAFSMVRRFLSGEEPYSQICEGLYVGGWPASPRLLPPGNPAIIDCTSEFPRIKEFKGHSYLCVPTWDIRAPQPGQIESAVKWACRKRARNQPVYVHCAYVSNLKRPLDPCSIGLTGRSGLVFYSLHLYDRFNLLNHQFSFRRPTSTNSFCSVKFIVHLDVFNPVNLLLLWYCTSLAS